The genomic DNA gtgtgtgtgtgtgtgtctgtctgtctttgatcATAACTGAACTGTCTCTAGAGCCCTGCCACGGTGTCTCTGGTGCTTGGCGGATGGGGAGTTGTGCTTCAGGAAAGAAGCCTTTTACTGCCCATCCTCAGCCTTCAAAGCCCTCTTCTGTTAAAACCCCACGTCCCAGGACAGGGACTCCTCGTCCCAGaggacacacaagcacatctggGAAACGCGTTTGGGATTTGAAACATCCCTCAGCCCAGCTGTCCAAATTATTTGTATCAATCCATCATATTCATggcattaaagaaaaaaaaaatccacaatTCCAATGGATGTTTACTGTCATTCATCACTTAGTTACTGGACATTCCGCGTCCTAATCTTGTTACAGCTGACCTTTGGTTCCTTCATAgatcacaaatgtgtgtgagaggcacgTTCTTAAGCTCCACAACAACTGGGCACTTGTCACCAGCTTGTTTCCGTGTTAACCACAAAGTTAGCCAAGGTCAAGTTCTAAATGTTGCAGCTTGAATGTGGGGAGGGAGTggaaggaagggggtggggtggggtggggtggggatggcGTAGGGATGGAATAGCAAGTGCTTGGAACTCTGGAAAAGATACCAAGGATTTTATTCGGAAATTTGTTTCCTTTGAGTCACACCGAGTACTTTTATGAAACTAACCATGATAACTGTGGTTAACTCTTACAGAAACAGCGTTGGGTGTTCAAAAAGTGTGACCCAAAAGaataattcaaataaatatttaCTGTGATGACTCGGGAAGTTCTTAAAACACCAGGCACTGTTGTCAGACACTAtggttttaaataaaaaaataactgcTTCAATGTATCAAAGAGTGAAATCCCAATTCTCCTCCATATTGAGCACCAATCACCACCCGTCCTTAAGCCACATATTGGCTTGCAAGTCAAGTCAAGTATATCAGTTTGGCCTGAAGCAGCCTGAGGGCAAATTGGTGCAATTTCAGAAAAGCCAGCATTCTGTCCGTCTTACATCTGGCAATAGTCTTAACTATATCATTTCAAGCAAGAAAGAGTCACAAAATAGCTTCTGGTCAATTAACTTAATGTGAGCAGCATGTCAAGTTGGCCTCACAGCAGACCCAAGCAGCCATCGTGATAATGGACATCATCTGGAACAAGCTTATAAAAGCTTATGTATGCATATCGCAGTTGGTAGTGCTTTACCACATTAACTAACAAGAGTCGAAATGCAGTCTACCAGAGAGATTAAGGTAGAATCGGAGTTTGGACATCTACATGTACTTACATTAAATAGTACAGACACCTGTTAAACATATCATCCCTGTGCCAAAAAACAGCTGAAAAATGCCTCACCGGTGAGGTTGAGGTAGGAGGGAGATCTGGACATGGGGTCGTCCAGACTGTTGAGGGGGGCTCCGTCCTGGAGCCAGATGATGTGGACGGGCTCGGGGGGGGCCGTGggccacacacagcagagacacactcacgtTGGCCACCACCGACATGGGCAGGGGCTCCACGGAGAAATGAGGGAGGCCTGGGAGTTGTgtacaggagggggggggggaggaggagagatgaggacgGAACAATAACAACGGGGGGGATCTAGGTCTGTTTGATATCTAAGCTGTTGGTTGTGTCAGTGATGATTCTTATGTTAATTATACTTTGATATTATATTAAACAGTATTtaacttttgtttttttacacaaTAAAGTGAAATAAGTggtgaggaaggaagagagaggagaggaggaggagaggaaggagaggagatatTGAAGAAGACAGAGGACTAAGGAGAGAGGTAATAAACATAACATGGAAATGTTGACAGGTTGTTGAGGGAAGAGGATTGCAGACATTTTTATTAGGttcgcacacactcaccttcaaGCTGAATGTGTCCCTTATAAGACAGTGTGACCTTCTCTCCATCCACAACAGCACAGCGGTACGCTCCCATGTCTACGAGCTGCACCTCCTCAATactgtcaggagagagagagagagagagagagaggagacagtcaCACTTTGAGACACTAACTTCACAGCCACCTCAGAAAGATCaacatatttacaaatatcAGCACTAAACAGATAGTAATAACTTGGATACAAATGAGTACCAGACTAatagacataaacacagacacactgaaaggATTAAACATCCGCTGAGGatcacaaacaaagaaaacatcTGACAGACAGAAACCCAGACATGATATTTTAGATGTTTACAAAAGACTGAAAGCTCTCATTAAAAAAATGCAACTCGCCTACTTCACAGCtctaaagaaaaagaaaaagaaaaaaaaagcactctACAAATATCTAAAAACATCACAATCgtcacaatttaaaaaaaaatcatactcTGTCTTCTCCAACCATCCATCCCCAGTACACAGGTAATCCCTGGTGAACCAACAGGTGAACCAGCAGACCCAAACTCACGTGAGTGTGCTGATGACCACCCAGGTGTCTTCGTCCACGTGGAGCTGGATCTGATTGGTGTCGGCCATCTCCAGCATGACGTCCTCCTGAAACCAGACCACGTCCGGGGGGCTGtcctcccctccctgcccctGCAGGTTGCAATGCAGCCTCACCCGCTTCCCCAGGGAGGAGGTCACGTTGGTGGGGCTCTGGACGAAGTGAAGCCCTGTAGggggagaagaagggggagaggggcagaggggtgtTTGAGTGTAAAATGAGATGTGTGGTTCACTCCACTTCTGGTCATTCATTTAGTAGAGTACTGTGTTTGTGACGGTAAGGTGTTGCTCTCCTGGTCAAAGCCAGAATGTGCCTTAATGCATGAATAACATGCTGGcactaaaaaacacaacaagATACATAACAGAGCACCTGCACCAgtaacacaacatacaaaaactttccctttctcctcagGCCTGTTTATTTCACCTGCATGTTTGTCATCTTCTACACAAAGGACTAATGAAAGGAAGCAGGAAATGATCACTGATCACTTAAAGTTATTTTAATGCACATCGTATGACCATTCCTTATGGCCAACATCATCCCACATAAAACTATAGGATGACTTTATAGTCCTGCAGAAGACGGGAACTATAGGATGACTTTATAGTCCTGCAGGAGACGGGAACTATAGGATGACTTTATAGTCCTGCAGGAGACGGGAACTTCCATACTGAGTCACTTCAAAACTATTCCCAACCTTAAACAACAGTGAGTCAGTGGACAGGTTCATTCTGACTACCTGCTATGTTTACTTATTTTCCAAGCGTGGCTGCCGGACAGCTAGAGAATACGACTTATCTGAGCTACAGGTGAAGAGTCTCCAGCCTAATCACTTCTCCCAGGTATGCGAAAACCCCCAACTCAGTGATATCTGACTTAAATGAGTTGCTGGAGGCAAACATGAAGACAATGCTATCTTATCGGCAAGAAGGCCTTATCAGCAAATGGTGCTTAATGGGGAGAGAGTTCCATCCCAATGGGGTCAGTTCAAATCTAAAATGCATTCCGAGGTGGAGGCTGGCATTCCCTGCTAGACGCATGAGTGGTGAATCAGAACATGCCTCGCCTAACCTGCACAGCATCAAATGCACAAGTCAACTGCCAGTCCATTAGTTACAGGCATGAATCACCTCTGtgctatctctccctctctctccctctctctccccctcttgctccctctccctccctctctctctctctctctctcccccctttctccctctccccccccctctctctctcccttgctctcgcCACAGAATCAAAATGCCATGCATTCTTTAGTTAGCAAGGCCAGAGAGTCACCAGACGCACGGCTTTGTAACTTCACTAAAGGAGAGAGTTCATTGCACTTTCAGGACATTTGTGTCATGCGAAACTCCTGAACTAAGCACTTTCTACTTCAGTTTCTGAAACCCTTGCTGCGTCGGCAGAGCTTTCTCAGACTTCAACCCCACTAATCATGTCAACCAGCGATCTTTAACCCATCCTGGTTGACCTATGATCTGGAGGCATAGATCTGTTTAACTAGACTGGATATTTACTGCGACAGATACCCAAACACTCACGATTTACATCCCAAACTGTTCTGAGAGTCAGAGAGGTCTTCTCATACTTACAAATACTAACTTTGCCATATACTACTTCTAGTTATGAATATTGCCTCTTTCAGACTTTCAGAAGAGGCCAATCATGAAGTCTCTCAAGAAGACTTCTGTGTACACCTGGGGTTCCTATGCCTGTCAAGGACACTGTTGATGCAGACAGCAAAAACATGTGGAATCCTTCCTGATGACCCTGCACTCTGAGCGATTAAACAGAGATGtgcatgcactctcacacacacacacacacacacacacacacacacacacacacacacacacacacgcgcgcgcgcacacacacgcgcaagcacgcatacacgcacgcacacatgcacgcaagcaagcgcacatacacaaaaacgCACAAACCCACCCaacatacaaacatgtacatGCAGGCACAAACAAATACCCAAAAGCATGCACACCctcgcgtacacacacacacacacacacacacacacacacacacacacacacacacacacacacacacacacacacacacacacacacacacacacacacacacacacacacacacacacacacacacacacacacacacacacacacacacacacacacacacacacacacacgggctccCTGGGCGATATTTTAAGCAGGGAGGCCCAGTCAGTCCCTCCTCACTCAGCTTTTAaaggcctctctgtctctccgctACCTCTCTGATGTTAAACTGTCTGTCATCTCTTTGGTCCCGGATGGGAAGTCAGACCCTGTGTCCCCGTCAGCCTGAAACGCTGACGGAGCTCTCTGAAGTCTGGACAGTCCAAGACAGACCAAAACGAAGGGAGTTGGACTACAGAGAATGTgttcaaaaagagaaagaaagagagagagagagagagagagagagagagagagtgaagggagtcgaggcagtgagtgagagatagtgagaaaaagagagatggatgatcTAATTTCTCTaatctttgtttatttcatcCCTTCAACCTCCtgcaagtcccccccccccagccccgtATCTCggctttcctctcttcttacGCCATATTTCATTCAGTcccatctcctcctcacccTGCACAACTTCCAACACGGCCATAACTcagactgagaaaaaaaaatctctccacAAATATACCATAAAAGCTGTTaaagctttctctccctccctcccttcctccctgtgttttctccatccttccatcaactctctccctctacatgTCAAACGATTCATTCTTTCCCAGGC from Clupea harengus unplaced genomic scaffold, Ch_v2.0.2, whole genome shotgun sequence includes the following:
- the LOC122132588 gene encoding tyrosine-protein kinase receptor UFO-like gives rise to the protein MNDQKWSEPHISFYTQTPLCPSPPSSPPTGLHFVQSPTNVTSSLGKRVRLHCNLQGQGGEDSPPDVVWFQEDVMLEMADTNQIQLHVDEDTWVVISTLTIEEVQLVDMGAYRCAVVDGEKVTLSYKGHIQLEGLPHFSVEPLPMSVVANVSVSLLCVAHGPPRARPHHLAPGRSPPQQSGRPHVQISLLPQPHR